One Halolamina litorea genomic window carries:
- a CDS encoding methylated-DNA--[protein]-cysteine S-methyltransferase, which yields MRVRLRGDAYDLDTSLLAESDDEVRRQLDQYAAGERQAFDLTVDYPAGHLGDVMRAMAAIPYGETRRYGDIAARMGSGAVAVGQACGANPLPVVVPCHRVVGADGTGGFSAPGGVDAKRRLLAFERGEGLDRF from the coding sequence ATGCGCGTCCGACTGCGTGGCGACGCCTACGACCTGGACACGAGCCTGCTCGCCGAGAGCGACGACGAGGTCCGGCGCCAACTCGACCAGTACGCCGCCGGCGAGCGACAGGCGTTCGACCTGACGGTGGACTACCCGGCGGGCCACCTCGGCGACGTGATGCGCGCGATGGCGGCGATCCCGTACGGCGAGACGCGGCGGTACGGCGACATCGCTGCCCGGATGGGCTCCGGTGCCGTCGCCGTGGGACAGGCCTGCGGGGCGAACCCACTCCCGGTCGTCGTTCCCTGTCACCGCGTCGTCGGCGCGGACGGGACCGGCGGCTTCTCGGCGCCGGGCGGCGTCGACGCGAAGCGGCGGCTGCTGGCGTTCGAGCGCGGCGAGGGGTTGGATCGCTTCTAG
- the rnhB gene encoding ribonuclease HII: MQIGADEAGKGPALGPMVAGAVRADPGDLPAGLDDSKKLSPARREELAAALRDHPAIRVATAAIEPARIDAPETDMNTLGVAAQAEAIAAVAGADDDVVADAADTDEGRFGRRLRDAVAERGTALTVTAEHGADEAHAIVSAASVVAKVERDRRMAEIDTEYGRDVGSGYPSDPTTRAFLVDYVDEHGTLPGCARTTWATCEDALAAAEQSGLSDF, from the coding sequence ATGCAGATCGGCGCCGACGAGGCCGGTAAAGGCCCCGCGCTGGGGCCGATGGTCGCCGGCGCGGTCCGTGCCGACCCCGGCGACCTACCCGCGGGACTCGACGACTCGAAGAAGCTCTCACCGGCGCGCCGCGAAGAGCTTGCTGCTGCGCTGCGCGACCATCCCGCGATACGGGTCGCCACGGCCGCGATCGAACCCGCACGGATCGACGCTCCCGAGACCGACATGAACACGCTGGGCGTCGCCGCGCAGGCGGAAGCGATCGCCGCAGTCGCCGGGGCCGACGACGACGTGGTCGCCGACGCCGCCGACACGGACGAAGGCCGGTTCGGTCGCCGACTCCGGGATGCCGTCGCCGAGCGCGGGACCGCCCTCACGGTCACCGCCGAACACGGTGCCGACGAGGCTCACGCCATCGTCTCCGCGGCCAGCGTCGTCGCCAAGGTCGAGCGGGACCGCCGGATGGCCGAGATCGACACCGAGTACGGACGTGACGTCGGGAGCGGCTACCCCTCGGACCCGACGACACGAGCCTTTCTCGTGGACTACGTCGACGAACACGGGACACTCCCCGGGTGTGCGCGGACGACGTGGGCGACGTGCGAGGACGCCCTCGCGGCCGCCGAGCAGTCCGGCCTGAGCGACTTCTAG
- a CDS encoding preprotein translocase subunit SecD yields the protein MADDEGTWASIKRNWRVVLLVAIVLASTFALFSPTLAASSGGNGGGDDAAVEDSGITNIQYGLELAGGTRIQAPLIGVHATGVDVPSGTEAATVRSDVASNIANASTSDVTVRFPGEYGETRQQTTVVEVTADNVTAADLDAALSEAGYPAENVENRVSAVTQQTSVSILSQKVNEAGLSGGTVRVVGGDVIVVEVPNANQSQVRELVESRGQVLIQAYHRNENGTYVRTTVMDSDDLSQVGNARQTEGGQGAEVGVVVAEDSAQEVQQRFRDTGLAQEGGTECRYRQSPNSTEPCILLVQDGEVLNSFGVRSTLAEPMRDGTWANDPRFSLTTGNLSTAQEVAINLRAGALPAELDLDSNSMLYVAPSQSDRFKTNSLLAGVAAVLAVSGVVFARYRRVEVAGPMIVTALSEVVVLMGAAAALGYPVDLSVIAGFIAAIGTGVDDLIIIADEVMSEGEVSSQRVFQSRFRKAFWVIGAAAATTIVALSPLAVLSLGQLSGFAIFTILGVLVGVLVTRPAYGDILRSLLTGEH from the coding sequence ATGGCCGACGACGAGGGAACGTGGGCCAGTATCAAGCGCAACTGGCGAGTCGTCCTGCTGGTCGCCATCGTGCTCGCCAGCACGTTCGCGCTGTTCTCGCCGACGCTCGCCGCGAGTTCCGGCGGGAACGGCGGGGGCGACGACGCCGCCGTCGAGGACTCCGGGATCACGAACATCCAGTACGGCCTCGAACTCGCCGGCGGGACGCGGATCCAAGCACCCCTGATCGGGGTACACGCGACCGGGGTTGACGTCCCGTCCGGGACCGAGGCGGCGACTGTTCGGTCCGACGTTGCCAGTAACATCGCGAACGCGTCGACGTCTGACGTGACCGTGCGGTTCCCCGGCGAGTACGGCGAGACGAGACAGCAGACGACCGTCGTCGAGGTGACCGCCGACAACGTCACCGCAGCAGACCTCGACGCCGCGCTCTCGGAGGCCGGCTACCCGGCCGAGAACGTCGAGAACCGCGTCTCCGCCGTGACTCAACAGACCTCGGTGTCGATCCTGAGCCAGAAGGTCAACGAGGCCGGCCTCTCGGGCGGGACCGTCCGGGTCGTCGGCGGCGACGTTATCGTCGTCGAGGTGCCCAACGCGAACCAGAGCCAGGTGCGCGAACTCGTCGAGTCCCGCGGCCAGGTGCTGATCCAGGCGTACCACCGCAACGAGAACGGGACGTACGTCCGGACGACGGTGATGGACTCCGACGACCTCTCGCAGGTCGGTAACGCCCGACAGACCGAGGGCGGCCAGGGCGCCGAGGTCGGCGTCGTCGTCGCCGAGGACAGCGCACAGGAGGTCCAGCAACGGTTCCGTGACACGGGCCTCGCACAGGAGGGCGGCACGGAGTGTCGCTACCGGCAGAGCCCCAACTCGACGGAGCCCTGTATCCTGCTCGTGCAGGACGGCGAGGTGCTGAACTCCTTCGGCGTCCGCTCGACGCTGGCGGAACCCATGCGCGATGGGACGTGGGCCAACGACCCGCGGTTCAGCCTGACCACCGGGAACCTCTCGACGGCACAGGAAGTCGCGATCAACCTCCGCGCCGGCGCCCTGCCGGCCGAACTCGACCTCGACTCGAACTCGATGCTCTACGTCGCCCCCTCGCAGTCCGACCGCTTCAAGACGAACTCCCTGCTCGCAGGGGTCGCCGCGGTGCTCGCGGTCAGCGGCGTCGTGTTCGCGCGTTACCGCCGCGTCGAGGTGGCGGGGCCGATGATCGTCACCGCGCTCTCGGAGGTCGTGGTGCTGATGGGTGCGGCCGCCGCGCTCGGCTACCCGGTCGACCTCTCGGTGATCGCCGGCTTCATCGCCGCCATCGGGACCGGGGTTGACGACCTGATCATCATCGCCGACGAGGTGATGAGCGAGGGCGAGGTGAGCAGCCAGCGGGTGTTCCAGAGCCGCTTCCGCAAGGCGTTCTGGGTGATCGGCGCCGCGGCGGCGACGACCATCGTCGCGCTCTCGCCGCTGGCGGTGCTCTCGCTCGGCCAACTCAGCGGGTTCGCGATCTTCACCATCCTCGGCGTGCTCGTCGGGGTGCTGGTCACGCGGCCGGCCTACGGTGACATCCTGCGCTCGCTGCTGACCGGCGAGCACTGA
- a CDS encoding amidohydrolase translates to MRVIRNGTVHTQTERGTIEGDVLIEDGEIAAVGEVDAPADAEEIDVDGAHVTPGLVDAHSHAGMAEWAEPEDADFNEGTSATTPNVNALDGFHPRDEELKHAFQNGVTSVSSRMGSGNVIGGIIVSMKTYGDRADEMLIKEDGMKAAMGENPKRFHGEREGRQPSTRPGVAATLREQFMQAEDYLDRKEDAAAEDESFERDLGMENLSRVLTGDLPLRVHAHRADDIMTVFRIGEEFGIDDLSIEHATEGHVVADEFVERDVPAVVGPSISSASKYELRNITFETPGILHDAGVKVAIQTDAPVLPQQHLDVCVGLAVREGLPAEAALDAVTTNAAEILGIEDRVGTLEPGTDADVAVWNGEFWRVDSRTQHVFVDGEHVFDRDADAVDPREEYAW, encoded by the coding sequence ATGCGAGTCATCCGGAACGGGACGGTCCACACCCAGACCGAGCGGGGAACGATCGAGGGCGACGTGCTGATCGAGGACGGCGAGATCGCGGCCGTCGGGGAGGTCGACGCGCCGGCCGACGCCGAGGAGATCGACGTCGACGGGGCCCACGTCACCCCGGGGCTCGTCGACGCCCACTCCCACGCCGGGATGGCCGAGTGGGCCGAGCCCGAGGACGCAGACTTCAACGAGGGCACCTCGGCGACGACGCCGAACGTCAACGCCCTCGACGGCTTCCACCCGCGCGACGAGGAGCTCAAACACGCCTTCCAGAACGGCGTCACCAGCGTCTCGAGCCGGATGGGGTCGGGCAACGTCATCGGCGGCATCATCGTCTCGATGAAGACCTACGGCGACCGTGCCGACGAGATGCTCATCAAGGAAGACGGCATGAAGGCCGCGATGGGCGAGAACCCCAAGCGCTTCCACGGCGAACGCGAGGGGCGCCAGCCTTCCACCCGCCCGGGCGTCGCCGCGACGCTCCGCGAGCAGTTCATGCAGGCCGAGGACTACCTCGACCGGAAGGAAGACGCCGCCGCGGAGGACGAGTCCTTCGAGCGTGACCTCGGGATGGAGAACCTCTCGCGGGTGCTGACGGGCGACCTCCCGCTGCGGGTCCACGCCCACCGTGCCGACGACATCATGACCGTCTTCCGGATCGGCGAGGAGTTCGGCATCGACGACCTCTCGATCGAGCACGCGACCGAGGGCCACGTCGTCGCCGACGAGTTCGTCGAGCGCGACGTCCCCGCGGTCGTCGGCCCGTCCATCTCGTCGGCCTCGAAGTACGAACTGCGGAACATCACCTTCGAGACGCCGGGCATCCTCCACGACGCCGGCGTCAAGGTCGCCATCCAGACCGACGCGCCGGTCCTGCCACAGCAGCACCTCGACGTGTGCGTGGGACTGGCGGTTCGTGAGGGCCTGCCCGCGGAGGCGGCACTCGACGCCGTGACCACCAACGCCGCGGAGATCCTCGGCATCGAGGACCGCGTGGGTACGCTCGAACCGGGCACCGACGCCGACGTTGCCGTCTGGAACGGCGAGTTCTGGCGCGTCGACAGCCGCACGCAGCACGTGTTCGTCGACGGCGAACACGTCTTCGACCGCGACGCGGACGCTGTCGACCCCCGCGAGGAGTACGCCTGGTAA
- a CDS encoding MFS transporter translates to MGLPTLSTPAIDDEDPSVPVVVGAIVAGVFFGGVGGGVAFPILPALGSVIGASAFVVGLILSINRFTRLLLATPAGQVLDRFGTRRPMLIGLVVQGLVPFGYVLGLDPGPIPLSGAALFFLSRAVWGVGSAFVFVGAFTTVTHVTSPANRGKWVGYMRGGQSLGFPAGLILGGVLSEAYGNSGAFVIAGVLGLFAAFVAFVVLPNVEGSSTATTRLRDLPAVVRSDARVFGIGATNFSVRLLYAGILLSTAVLYTTENGISLGSLGETGASGIVMAVSVLAMSVTTLLVGRLSDGLPSRTYTVIPALGLLASGFALLAFLPTVEGTVAGVAMIGIGVGGTGPPLLAYLGDIAPGEDVGKLGGVYNVFGDLGSTIGPLVALPLASTVGIGTEYLVCAGLALLTAGMVLATLDGDPEEIQSVAVVTGDD, encoded by the coding sequence GTGGGGCTCCCAACGCTCTCCACGCCGGCCATCGACGACGAGGACCCGAGCGTCCCGGTCGTGGTCGGCGCCATCGTCGCCGGCGTGTTCTTCGGCGGCGTCGGCGGCGGCGTCGCATTCCCCATCCTCCCCGCGCTGGGGTCGGTCATCGGCGCCTCGGCGTTCGTTGTCGGCCTGATCCTCTCGATCAACCGGTTTACCCGCCTGCTGCTGGCGACGCCCGCCGGGCAGGTGCTCGACCGGTTCGGCACCCGGCGGCCGATGCTGATCGGTCTCGTCGTGCAGGGATTGGTCCCCTTCGGCTACGTGCTCGGACTGGATCCGGGGCCGATCCCCCTGTCGGGTGCGGCGCTGTTCTTCCTCTCGCGTGCGGTCTGGGGGGTCGGCTCGGCGTTCGTGTTCGTCGGCGCGTTCACGACAGTCACCCACGTCACCTCGCCGGCGAACCGCGGGAAGTGGGTGGGCTACATGCGCGGCGGACAGAGCCTCGGCTTCCCCGCGGGGCTGATCCTCGGTGGCGTGCTCTCGGAGGCGTACGGCAACTCTGGGGCGTTCGTGATCGCCGGGGTGTTGGGCCTGTTCGCCGCGTTCGTGGCGTTCGTCGTCCTCCCGAACGTCGAAGGGAGTTCCACGGCCACGACGCGGCTGCGTGATCTCCCGGCGGTCGTTCGCTCGGACGCGCGGGTGTTCGGGATCGGCGCCACCAACTTCTCGGTTCGGCTGCTCTACGCGGGTATCCTGCTCTCGACGGCGGTGCTCTACACCACCGAGAACGGCATCTCCCTGGGGTCGCTCGGCGAGACCGGTGCCAGCGGTATCGTGATGGCCGTCTCGGTGCTCGCGATGTCGGTGACGACGCTGCTCGTCGGCCGACTCTCCGACGGCCTGCCGTCGCGGACCTACACCGTCATCCCGGCGCTGGGCCTGCTCGCCAGCGGGTTCGCGCTGCTCGCGTTCCTCCCCACGGTCGAGGGCACCGTCGCCGGCGTGGCGATGATCGGGATCGGCGTCGGCGGGACCGGCCCGCCGCTGCTGGCCTACCTGGGTGACATCGCACCCGGCGAGGACGTGGGGAAACTCGGCGGCGTCTACAACGTCTTCGGCGACCTCGGCTCGACGATCGGCCCGCTCGTCGCACTCCCGCTGGCGTCGACGGTCGGCATCGGCACGGAGTATCTGGTCTGTGCCGGCCTCGCGCTGCTCACCGCCGGGATGGTGCTGGCGACGCTCGACGGCGACCCCGAGGAGATCCAGTCGGTGGCGGTCGTCACCGGCGACGACTGA
- a CDS encoding tRNA pseudouridine(54/55) synthase Pus10, producing the protein MSVLEDARAVDAVGGVCDACLGRVFADRSFGLTNRERGRALRTTIGLEDDEPPASVEPADCWVCEGHCGAFDAWAERAAEAVEGVEFGTYQVGTRPPALIEENERMLREDAGLDADAGEPFKSEFNREVGKRVGRLTGTEVDFERPDVQFLLDLGDDEVEAKVNSAFVYGRYRKLVRDIPQTKWPCSACKGSGRQGREPCEECDGLGYRYPESVEQLTAPVVEDVMDGVGATFHGAGREDVDALMLGTGRPFVIEIEEPRRRTVDTDRLQSDINAFAEGKVEVEGLRLATHDMVERVKRHDASKRYSAQVAFEEAVDAEAFAEALAELDGTTIEQETPNRVDHRRASKVRTRDVYEIEGDLEDSHTATVEVHGAGGLYIKELISGDEGRTNPSLAGLLGIGAEVTALDVLRVDGESEPFENAAFFRD; encoded by the coding sequence ATGAGCGTACTCGAGGACGCCCGCGCCGTCGACGCCGTCGGGGGTGTCTGTGACGCCTGTCTGGGTCGGGTGTTCGCCGACCGGAGCTTCGGCCTCACCAACCGCGAACGGGGCCGCGCGCTCCGGACGACGATCGGACTCGAAGACGACGAGCCGCCGGCGTCCGTCGAGCCGGCGGACTGTTGGGTGTGTGAGGGCCACTGTGGCGCCTTCGACGCGTGGGCCGAACGCGCCGCCGAAGCCGTCGAGGGCGTCGAGTTCGGTACCTACCAGGTCGGCACCCGGCCGCCGGCGCTGATCGAGGAGAACGAACGGATGCTGCGTGAGGACGCCGGCCTCGACGCCGACGCGGGGGAGCCGTTCAAGAGCGAGTTCAACCGCGAGGTCGGCAAGCGCGTCGGCCGACTCACCGGAACCGAGGTCGACTTCGAGCGCCCCGACGTGCAGTTCCTGCTGGACCTCGGCGACGACGAGGTCGAGGCGAAAGTCAACTCCGCGTTCGTCTACGGGCGCTACCGGAAGCTCGTCCGGGACATCCCGCAGACGAAGTGGCCGTGTTCGGCCTGCAAAGGCAGCGGCCGACAGGGCCGGGAGCCCTGTGAGGAGTGTGACGGCCTCGGCTACCGCTACCCCGAGAGCGTCGAACAGCTGACCGCGCCGGTCGTCGAGGACGTGATGGACGGCGTCGGCGCGACGTTCCACGGCGCCGGCCGCGAGGACGTTGACGCCCTCATGCTCGGCACGGGCCGGCCGTTCGTCATCGAGATCGAGGAGCCACGCCGCCGGACCGTCGACACCGATCGGCTCCAGTCGGACATCAACGCCTTCGCCGAGGGGAAAGTCGAGGTCGAGGGACTGCGCCTCGCCACCCACGACATGGTCGAGCGCGTCAAGCGCCACGACGCCTCGAAACGCTACAGCGCGCAGGTGGCGTTCGAAGAGGCCGTCGACGCCGAGGCGTTCGCCGAGGCCCTCGCCGAACTCGACGGCACGACGATCGAACAGGAGACCCCGAACCGCGTCGACCACCGCCGGGCGAGCAAGGTCCGCACCCGCGACGTCTACGAGATCGAGGGCGACCTCGAGGACAGCCACACGGCGACCGTCGAGGTCCACGGCGCCGGCGGCCTCTACATCAAGGAACTCATCTCCGGCGACGAGGGCCGGACGAACCCCTCGCTCGCGGGCCTCCTCGGCATCGGCGCCGAGGTGACCGCCCTCGACGTGCTCCGGGTCGACGGCGAGAGCGAGCCCTTCGAGAACGCGGCGTTCTTCCGGGACTGA
- a CDS encoding DHH family phosphoesterase, producing the protein MSDPVPAMAERAADCADCLLAADSVVLASHIDADGLTSGAIAATALERAGVPFETTFEKQLDAEAIDRIAATEHDVALFTDFGSGQLDDIVPHEDAGDFTPVVADHHQPATVEDGEDPDTDLHLNPLLFGIDGAAELSGAGATYVLARAMETDGVDNRDLAALAVVGAVGDMQDTDGGLIGANEGVVAEGVEAGVLEEVTDISLYGRQTRPLPKLLEYASELRIPGISGDENGSIRFLSDLDVDLQVDGDWRRWVDLSFEERQTVASALMRHAISRGVPPERVNSVTTTTYTLTAEAVGTELRDVSEFSTVLNATARYERADVGLAVCLGYRGDALEEARRLLRTHRRNLSEGLEWVKNEGVEHEEHLQWFDAGTRIRETIVGIIAGMALGADGVRRDQPIVAFAEENAEELKVSARGSGFLVRDGLDLSVVMSEASAAVGGGGGGHDVAAGATIPRDARDAFLERADEIVGEQLGD; encoded by the coding sequence ATGAGCGATCCCGTCCCCGCGATGGCCGAGCGGGCAGCGGACTGCGCCGACTGCCTGCTCGCCGCCGACTCCGTCGTGCTCGCCTCCCACATCGACGCCGACGGCCTCACTAGCGGCGCCATCGCCGCCACCGCACTGGAGCGGGCCGGGGTCCCATTCGAGACGACCTTCGAGAAGCAGTTGGACGCCGAAGCGATCGATCGCATCGCCGCCACCGAGCACGACGTGGCGCTCTTCACCGACTTCGGGAGCGGCCAACTGGACGACATCGTCCCTCACGAGGACGCCGGCGACTTCACGCCCGTGGTCGCCGACCACCACCAGCCAGCGACCGTCGAGGACGGCGAGGACCCCGACACGGACCTGCACCTGAACCCCCTCCTGTTCGGCATCGACGGCGCCGCGGAACTCTCCGGTGCGGGCGCGACCTACGTCCTCGCCCGCGCGATGGAGACCGACGGCGTCGACAACCGCGACCTCGCCGCGCTCGCCGTCGTCGGCGCCGTGGGCGACATGCAGGACACCGACGGCGGCCTGATCGGCGCCAACGAGGGGGTCGTCGCCGAGGGCGTCGAGGCCGGCGTCCTCGAGGAGGTCACCGACATCTCGCTGTACGGCCGCCAGACCCGCCCGCTGCCGAAGCTTCTGGAGTACGCGAGCGAACTCCGGATCCCGGGCATCTCGGGCGACGAGAACGGGTCGATCCGGTTCCTCTCCGACCTGGACGTGGACCTGCAGGTCGACGGCGACTGGCGTCGGTGGGTCGACCTCTCCTTCGAGGAGCGCCAGACCGTCGCCAGCGCGCTGATGCGTCACGCCATCTCCCGCGGGGTCCCCCCCGAACGGGTCAACAGCGTCACGACGACGACGTACACGCTCACCGCCGAGGCCGTCGGCACCGAACTGCGGGACGTGAGCGAGTTCTCGACGGTGCTCAACGCCACCGCGCGCTACGAGCGTGCCGACGTGGGACTGGCGGTCTGTCTGGGCTACCGTGGCGACGCCCTGGAGGAGGCCCGGAGGTTGCTCCGAACCCACCGTCGGAACCTCTCGGAGGGGCTGGAGTGGGTGAAAAACGAGGGCGTCGAACACGAGGAGCACCTCCAGTGGTTCGACGCCGGGACGCGCATCCGCGAGACCATCGTGGGCATCATCGCCGGCATGGCGCTGGGCGCCGACGGCGTCCGGCGCGACCAGCCCATCGTCGCCTTCGCCGAGGAGAACGCCGAGGAACTGAAGGTCTCCGCGCGGGGCAGCGGCTTCCTCGTTCGGGACGGACTCGACCTCTCGGTCGTGATGTCCGAGGCGTCGGCGGCCGTCGGCGGCGGCGGCGGCGGACACGACGTGGCCGCGGGGGCGACGATCCCCCGCGACGCCCGGGACGCGTTCCTCGAACGCGCCGACGAGATCGTCGGCGAGCAACTGGGGGACTGA
- a CDS encoding transcription initiation factor IIB, which translates to MDEDELVRTDKGELVHEETGIIVEEENIDHGPEWRAFDHSERQNKSRVGSPMTQARHDKGLTTDIDWRDTDASGRQLSAEKRSRMQRLRTWQERIRTQESGERNLQQALAEIDRMASATGVPKSVREIACVIYRQALDRDLIRGRSIEGMGTASLMAACRQESIPRSLDDLTKVSRVERREIGRSYRYISEELSLSLKPVEPGQYIPRFSSELDLENTTQQKAAEIVQETTELGLHAGKSPTGFAAAAVYLASLVCSDQRTQREIADIADVTVVTIRNRYKEQMDALDLDVSF; encoded by the coding sequence ATCGACGAGGACGAACTCGTCCGCACGGACAAGGGCGAACTGGTCCACGAGGAGACGGGGATCATCGTCGAGGAAGAGAACATCGATCACGGGCCCGAGTGGCGCGCGTTCGATCACTCCGAGCGACAGAACAAATCCCGCGTCGGGTCGCCGATGACGCAGGCCCGCCACGACAAGGGTCTCACGACCGACATCGACTGGCGCGACACCGACGCCTCGGGCCGCCAGCTCTCCGCGGAGAAGCGCTCCCGGATGCAGCGGCTACGTACGTGGCAGGAGCGTATCCGAACACAGGAGTCCGGCGAACGGAACCTCCAGCAGGCACTCGCGGAGATCGACCGAATGGCTAGCGCGACGGGCGTGCCCAAGTCGGTCCGTGAGATCGCCTGCGTGATCTACCGACAGGCGCTCGATCGTGACCTGATCCGCGGGCGCTCCATCGAGGGGATGGGGACTGCGTCCCTGATGGCCGCCTGCCGACAGGAGAGCATCCCGCGCAGCCTCGACGACCTGACGAAGGTCTCCCGAGTCGAGCGCCGCGAGATCGGCCGTTCGTACCGATACATCAGCGAGGAGCTATCGCTCTCGCTCAAGCCCGTCGAGCCGGGCCAGTACATCCCGCGGTTCTCGAGCGAACTCGACCTCGAGAACACGACCCAACAGAAGGCCGCCGAGATCGTCCAAGAGACGACCGAACTCGGTCTCCACGCCGGCAAGTCGCCGACCGGCTTCGCCGCCGCCGCGGTGTACCTGGCGTCGCTGGTCTGTTCGGACCAGCGGACACAGCGCGAGATCGCCGACATCGCTGACGTGACCGTCGTCACGATCCGTAACCGCTACAAGGAGCAGATGGACGCGCTGGACCTGGACGTCTCGTTCTAA
- a CDS encoding DMT family transporter, with product MSAGTGLREYGVFALLALVWGSSYAAIDVGLRELPPLLFAGLRYDAATLFLFGVVLIAGERVLPRERHEWTTVLIGGTFLIAINIGGLFVGQQYVPSSVAAILQSVSPVLTPVFAWVLLDARLGVRTVVGSVLGLLGVAIIGGWEPHWGLPSLGVGVAGDAVATLPNDDGTMVGVAVLFGAAAAFALGSVLLERLPPTLPTTTSQAWMMAVGAIQLHLGSVVLGEPTGELELLRFETVGAVLYLGVVCGAVGYLLYYELLNSMGPVRASVVNYVTPVVAAVIGFLFLGEQLGLAAVVGFVLVAAGFAGMQWDSLVAFQARIDDAYRRREYLGGDRGGESLREAYFGAPDPDEDAEAWEWGPQ from the coding sequence ATGAGTGCTGGCACCGGACTGCGGGAGTACGGCGTGTTCGCGCTGCTCGCGTTGGTCTGGGGCTCGTCGTACGCGGCCATCGACGTGGGGCTCCGTGAGCTTCCGCCGCTGTTGTTCGCGGGGCTGCGCTACGACGCCGCCACGCTGTTCCTGTTCGGCGTCGTCCTCATCGCCGGCGAGCGAGTGCTCCCCCGCGAACGCCACGAGTGGACCACGGTCCTGATCGGCGGGACGTTCCTGATCGCGATCAACATCGGCGGCCTGTTCGTCGGCCAGCAGTACGTGCCGAGTTCGGTCGCGGCGATCCTGCAGAGCGTCTCGCCGGTACTGACGCCGGTGTTCGCGTGGGTGCTCCTCGACGCCCGGCTGGGGGTGCGTACCGTGGTCGGCTCGGTGCTCGGCCTGCTCGGCGTCGCCATCATCGGCGGCTGGGAGCCACACTGGGGGCTGCCCTCGCTCGGCGTCGGCGTCGCCGGCGACGCGGTGGCGACGCTGCCCAACGACGACGGGACGATGGTCGGGGTCGCAGTCCTGTTCGGCGCCGCGGCGGCGTTCGCGCTCGGGTCGGTGCTGCTCGAACGGCTGCCGCCGACGCTGCCGACGACCACCTCCCAGGCGTGGATGATGGCCGTCGGCGCGATCCAACTGCACCTCGGGAGCGTCGTCCTCGGCGAGCCGACGGGGGAGTTGGAACTCCTCCGCTTCGAGACGGTCGGGGCGGTGCTCTACCTCGGTGTCGTCTGTGGGGCGGTCGGCTACCTGCTCTACTACGAACTGCTCAACAGCATGGGGCCGGTGCGCGCGAGCGTCGTCAACTACGTCACGCCCGTCGTCGCCGCGGTGATCGGCTTCCTCTTCCTCGGCGAGCAGTTGGGGTTGGCCGCCGTGGTCGGGTTCGTGCTCGTCGCCGCCGGCTTCGCCGGGATGCAGTGGGACAGCCTGGTGGCGTTCCAGGCGCGCATCGACGACGCTTATCGCCGTCGGGAGTACCTCGGCGGCGACCGGGGGGGCGAGTCGCTGCGCGAGGCGTACTTCGGTGCCCCCGACCCCGACGAGGACGCCGAGGCGTGGGAGTGGGGGCCGCAGTAG
- the secF gene encoding protein translocase subunit SecF has translation MPAADLPFGLPEVDYSEYTNRQLIAVPLGVLLVALLIIGGVWVTTGAPVDLGVEFSGGTEMRVGVDGANPQQQISDAFDPAPSNVQPIAEENTYILTFGEGVESNTLQSQAEAAGFSVLSIDGTSASFGEEAQIQALGGIAIAFVGMSVLVFAMFRTFVPSIAVVLSAFSDVVVPLALMNVLGIQLTLGSVAALLMIIGYSVDSDILLNNHVLRRQGSFYESAYRAMETGITMTLTSIAAMIVMTVVATAFGIGLLSSIGLILVFGLATDLLNTYMLNMSLLRWWKFEGVNR, from the coding sequence GTGCCCGCTGCCGACCTCCCCTTCGGGCTTCCGGAGGTTGACTACTCCGAGTACACGAACCGACAGCTCATCGCCGTCCCCCTCGGCGTGCTGCTGGTCGCCCTCCTCATCATCGGTGGGGTCTGGGTCACCACCGGCGCGCCGGTCGACCTCGGCGTCGAGTTCTCCGGCGGGACCGAGATGCGCGTCGGCGTCGACGGTGCGAACCCACAACAGCAGATCAGCGACGCCTTCGACCCCGCACCGAGCAACGTCCAACCGATCGCCGAGGAGAACACCTACATCCTGACGTTCGGCGAGGGCGTCGAAAGCAACACCCTCCAGAGTCAGGCCGAGGCCGCGGGGTTCAGTGTGCTCTCCATCGACGGCACCTCCGCCAGTTTCGGTGAGGAGGCACAGATCCAAGCCCTCGGCGGCATCGCCATCGCCTTCGTGGGTATGAGCGTACTCGTGTTCGCGATGTTCCGGACGTTCGTCCCGAGCATCGCCGTCGTGCTCTCGGCGTTCTCCGACGTGGTCGTGCCGCTGGCGCTGATGAACGTCCTCGGGATCCAACTCACGCTCGGTTCGGTCGCCGCGCTCCTGATGATCATCGGGTACTCCGTCGACTCGGACATCCTGCTCAACAACCACGTGCTCCGACGGCAGGGGAGCTTCTACGAGTCGGCCTATCGCGCGATGGAGACCGGGATCACGATGACCCTGACCTCCATCGCCGCGATGATCGTGATGACGGTCGTGGCGACGGCGTTCGGTATCGGCCTGCTCTCCTCGATCGGACTGATCCTCGTCTTCGGGCTGGCGACCGACCTGCTGAACACCTACATGCTGAACATGTCGCTGCTTCGCTGGTGGAAGTTCGAGGGGGTGAACCGATAA